The following are encoded together in the Desulfatiglans sp. genome:
- a CDS encoding response regulator, translated as MTENTEINILKRIINEQGKEIAVLKDENARLKNSEEQYSHLFDNTPAAITLATIKGKLLTANRTMTKMTGYTLEELKKSNMQDLYENPGDRKTIIEMLKKEGSLINTPMRLKRKDGSVYNGLLTLSRIHQSGKEDLLQCICLDISELDKIESEKKILQERLEQSRKLDSMAVLAGGVAHQFNNALAAIVGNIELLEMTAKPVNVYARYIKPVKETAYRMADLTDQLLDYARGTDFKPKNFSISDFLKETLPLLKQSMKPGITIHTDLPEKMSFIDGDYSKLQMALSAILSNSSEAISEAGNIWITAKEITFTTQDIKKMPDIEEGKYIELSIRDDGKGMDKKTSSRVFEPFFSTKFYGSGLGMSAVYGIIKKHEGTIMLESAANRGTCIKIYLKPVEKEAETAGASNRPLSKGTGNVLLVEDEQVVMDVNQAILEKLGFTVLKAKTGQEAINIAESFKGDIDLTLLDALLPDMDGAAVYSQLSEKRPGIRVIVCSGFSADGPAQSIIDAGAWGFIQKPFSFNALSEKIREALKN; from the coding sequence ATGACAGAAAACACTGAAATAAATATCTTAAAAAGGATAATTAATGAACAGGGGAAAGAGATTGCTGTGCTCAAGGATGAAAATGCGCGATTAAAAAACAGCGAGGAGCAATACAGCCATCTCTTTGATAATACACCTGCGGCAATTACCCTTGCGACCATTAAAGGAAAATTGTTGACCGCAAACCGGACCATGACAAAAATGACCGGGTATACACTTGAGGAGCTAAAAAAATCGAACATGCAGGATCTCTATGAAAACCCCGGTGACAGGAAGACCATAATAGAGATGTTAAAAAAGGAAGGTTCCCTGATCAATACCCCCATGAGGCTTAAAAGAAAAGATGGTTCGGTTTATAATGGTTTGCTTACCCTTTCAAGGATACATCAGTCAGGAAAGGAAGACCTGCTTCAGTGTATATGCCTGGATATTTCAGAACTCGATAAAATAGAATCTGAAAAAAAGATATTGCAGGAAAGGCTTGAACAGTCTAGAAAACTTGATTCCATGGCCGTGCTGGCTGGCGGCGTGGCCCACCAGTTCAATAATGCCCTTGCCGCTATTGTCGGGAATATTGAACTGCTAGAAATGACAGCAAAACCTGTAAATGTATATGCACGGTACATAAAACCAGTAAAAGAGACCGCATACCGTATGGCAGACCTTACTGATCAGCTCCTTGATTATGCCAGGGGAACAGATTTTAAACCCAAAAATTTTTCTATAAGCGACTTTCTTAAAGAGACCCTTCCACTTTTAAAGCAGAGCATGAAACCTGGCATAACAATCCATACTGATCTGCCAGAGAAAATGTCCTTCATAGATGGTGATTATTCAAAGCTCCAGATGGCATTATCAGCTATCCTTTCAAATTCATCCGAGGCAATATCCGAGGCCGGCAATATCTGGATCACAGCTAAAGAAATCACCTTTACCACTCAGGATATAAAAAAGATGCCTGATATTGAGGAGGGTAAATACATAGAACTCTCCATAAGGGATGATGGAAAGGGCATGGACAAAAAAACAAGCAGCAGGGTCTTTGAACCCTTCTTTTCGACCAAGTTTTATGGAAGCGGGCTCGGGATGTCAGCAGTATACGGCATTATAAAAAAACATGAAGGGACAATTATGCTTGAATCGGCTGCAAACAGGGGCACTTGCATCAAGATATATTTAAAGCCTGTAGAAAAGGAAGCTGAAACAGCGGGTGCTTCAAATCGCCCTCTTTCAAAGGGCACAGGGAATGTACTTCTTGTGGAGGATGAACAGGTTGTAATGGATGTGAACCAGGCGATACTTGAAAAGCTGGGGTTTACTGTATTAAAGGCAAAAACAGGGCAGGAGGCAATCAATATAGCGGAATCGTTTAAGGGAGATATTGATCTCACACTGCTGGATGCCCTGCTCCCTGATATGGACGGTGCAGCAGTTTACTCGCAGCTATCTGAAAAAAGGCCGGGCATAAGGGTTATAGTATGCAGCGGATTTTCTGCTGACGGCCCTGCCCAGAGTATTATCGATGCAGGGGCATGGGGATTTATACAGAAACCCTTCTCGTTCAATGCGCTCTCTGAAAAGATCAGGGAGGCATTAAAAAACTGA
- the rsmA gene encoding ribosomal RNA small subunit methyltransferase A — MSVKPARGLRPNKRLGQHFLVDQGIIREIITKAGLDKSDDILEIGPGMGALTIPLAKEVNSVTAVEKDGRMVNHLRQRLGEANISNVLVIEGDILRVDLDAITGAKNRIKVMGNLPYNISSPFLERFITNKQYFSRAVLMLQYEFAERLCSGPGTKDYGAITVMTRYESTVTRLLRVEKDAFSPRPKVGSMVISIDLERPHPVRAKDIRVFELVVRGAFAQRRKTIKNSLKVINGHFENDHISWALDECGIDPLRRAETVSLDEFISLSDTLSEKSSVF; from the coding sequence ATGTCAGTTAAACCTGCCAGAGGTCTCAGGCCCAATAAACGGCTCGGACAGCATTTTCTTGTTGATCAGGGTATAATAAGAGAGATTATCACAAAGGCAGGTCTGGATAAGTCAGATGATATCCTTGAGATAGGGCCGGGCATGGGCGCTCTTACAATACCCCTTGCAAAAGAGGTGAATAGTGTAACAGCTGTTGAAAAGGACGGTCGCATGGTAAACCACCTCAGGCAGAGGCTTGGGGAGGCTAATATCAGTAATGTTCTGGTTATTGAGGGAGATATCCTGAGGGTGGATCTTGACGCCATCACAGGAGCAAAAAACAGGATCAAGGTAATGGGGAATCTTCCATATAATATCTCATCGCCGTTTCTTGAAAGATTTATCACCAATAAACAATATTTCAGCAGGGCGGTTCTGATGCTCCAGTATGAATTTGCCGAGAGGTTATGTTCCGGGCCTGGAACAAAGGATTACGGCGCCATTACTGTAATGACAAGATATGAATCGACCGTAACCCGGTTACTGAGGGTGGAAAAGGATGCCTTTTCGCCCAGGCCAAAGGTAGGGTCTATGGTGATCTCAATAGACCTTGAAAGGCCTCACCCTGTAAGGGCAAAGGATATCAGGGTGTTTGAACTTGTTGTAAGGGGGGCATTCGCACAGAGAAGAAAGACCATTAAGAACTCACTCAAGGTAATTAACGGCCATTTTGAAAATGACCACATTTCATGGGCGCTCGATGAATGCGGGATTGACCCTTTAAGGAGGGCTGAAACTGTGAGCCTTGATGAGTTCATTTCCCTATCGGATACCCTTTCAGAAAAGAGTTCAGTTTTTTAA
- the tsaD gene encoding tRNA (adenosine(37)-N6)-threonylcarbamoyltransferase complex transferase subunit TsaD, whose translation MKILGIDTSCDDTSAAVITDGNSVISNVIHSQIKLHNPYGGVVPELASREHIRNIVPVVDKALANAGLKPEDINAIAVTIGPGLIGSLLVGLYYAKSVAYFNKIPLVAVNHLEGHILSILLEEDHPDFPFTALTVSGGHTSLYFVKAPGDYELMGQTLDDAAGEAFDKVAKLLGLGYPGGAIIEAKARSGRSDAVQFPRAYISDESLDFSFSGLKTAVALYIDKWEKQGREKANTIKLEDIAASFQEAVFDVLIDKLIMAGKKSHVSSLVLAGGVACNRTLREKLTLRSIKEGFKVFFPMPAYCTDNGAMIALAGFFRAVKNDYTDFNIDVRSRFPVKDIKKLK comes from the coding sequence ATGAAAATTCTTGGAATTGACACATCCTGTGATGACACTTCTGCTGCTGTAATAACAGACGGTAATTCGGTAATTTCAAATGTAATCCATTCGCAGATCAAGCTTCACAACCCCTATGGCGGTGTTGTGCCTGAACTTGCATCAAGGGAGCATATAAGAAATATAGTCCCTGTTGTGGATAAGGCACTGGCAAACGCTGGGCTTAAACCGGAGGATATTAACGCCATTGCAGTAACCATAGGGCCTGGCCTGATAGGGTCGCTTCTGGTGGGGCTCTATTATGCAAAATCAGTCGCCTATTTTAATAAAATCCCCCTTGTTGCAGTTAATCACCTTGAGGGGCATATTCTTTCTATCCTGCTTGAAGAGGATCATCCGGATTTCCCCTTTACCGCCCTTACAGTTTCAGGGGGGCATACAAGCCTGTACTTTGTAAAGGCACCAGGTGATTATGAACTTATGGGGCAGACCCTTGATGATGCAGCTGGTGAGGCATTTGACAAGGTGGCCAAACTCCTGGGCCTTGGTTATCCGGGAGGAGCAATCATTGAGGCAAAAGCTAGATCAGGAAGGTCTGATGCTGTACAATTCCCGAGGGCATATATCTCTGATGAATCCCTGGATTTCAGTTTCAGCGGGCTTAAGACCGCAGTGGCGTTATATATAGACAAATGGGAAAAGCAGGGGAGGGAAAAGGCAAATACTATTAAGCTGGAGGATATTGCGGCATCCTTTCAGGAGGCAGTTTTTGATGTCCTCATTGATAAACTGATTATGGCAGGAAAAAAGAGTCATGTCTCATCCCTTGTGCTTGCAGGAGGGGTAGCCTGCAACAGGACGCTGCGCGAAAAACTTACCCTGCGCTCCATTAAGGAGGGCTTCAAGGTATTCTTTCCAATGCCTGCCTATTGTACTGATAACGGCGCAATGATTGCCCTTGCAGGTTTTTTCAGGGCAGTTAAGAATGATTATACAGATTTCAATATTGATGTCAGGTCAAGGTTTCCTGTTAAAGATATCAAAAAGCTGAAATAA
- a CDS encoding serine/threonine-protein phosphatase: MKLKFAAGTDIGLKRKINEDAYLIREDLGLFIVADGMGGHRAGEVASRMVVDTISDYWTRLQSKNEPFLIRPVLKNISEKAKNLVNFVYIANKKVYESQKNPEYFRMGSTVSIIATEKEAMWLVNVGDSPVYSFKNGRMTLISEVHSIAAEQKNMGIDDSFGSSNPLMMNTLTRVIGINDTVEVYVKKVVPEAGDMILICSDGLINYVDEKVIRLILSDSATSLENKVKGLIDEANKGGGGDNITLILIEILNENIFKKLLNKFKP; the protein is encoded by the coding sequence ATGAAACTGAAATTTGCTGCCGGTACTGATATCGGCCTTAAAAGAAAGATTAATGAGGATGCATATCTCATCAGGGAAGACCTGGGTCTTTTCATAGTGGCCGATGGCATGGGAGGACACAGGGCTGGTGAAGTTGCAAGCCGGATGGTGGTAGACACAATATCTGATTACTGGACAAGGCTTCAATCCAAAAATGAACCCTTTTTGATCAGACCTGTCTTGAAAAATATATCAGAGAAGGCGAAAAATCTTGTAAATTTTGTCTATATCGCAAACAAGAAGGTATATGAATCCCAGAAAAACCCGGAATATTTCAGGATGGGTTCCACTGTCTCCATTATTGCTACAGAGAAAGAGGCCATGTGGCTGGTAAATGTGGGTGACAGTCCTGTTTATTCTTTTAAGAATGGCCGCATGACCCTTATATCAGAGGTACATTCCATTGCAGCGGAACAGAAAAATATGGGGATTGATGACTCTTTCGGGTCAAGCAACCCCCTCATGATGAATACCCTTACGAGGGTAATAGGCATAAATGACACTGTTGAGGTCTATGTGAAAAAGGTCGTTCCTGAGGCCGGGGATATGATACTTATCTGTTCAGACGGGCTTATTAACTATGTTGATGAGAAAGTAATCAGGTTAATCCTTTCTGATTCGGCCACGTCTCTTGAAAATAAAGTAAAGGGGCTTATTGATGAGGCGAATAAAGGCGGGGGAGGAGACAATATTACCCTGATCCTTATTGAGATACTTAATGAAAATATTTTTAAAAAACTGTTGAATAAATTTAAACCCTGA
- a CDS encoding CHASE2 domain-containing protein, with protein sequence MKLHKLFSDWVIGLITTVIFVVLFFSGAFSFINTIELKSYDLRAYLAASSDISPDIELVTITDEDINTLGRWPWTRSIIARCIDNLHEAGAKVIALNIFFSEPEENAGLMAIKRLKQEFDEMGLAQIENNGIAFYQKMVDAEMTLDSDTRLEQSIKNAGNVVIPFFFDSLSQGRDETAPAFVSRDSLKKINSAGEESIHDIIWFSKITPPLNRFADVAAGSGHNHLFPDTNDGAVRIQRHVLGYLNDIYLPSYAVSIVRLFKGLKDDNMTISLDSKKGSYIDYKITPGPAIRVPLLEYDMGTLVNWKKEPGIAFHQTRFTKVLNKEIRMNIFKDKIVIIGHVASGIGDKYKTPVSEQMPVVELLANTVDNILNQRFYLKPFWTGFITLAALLFFGVFITFILPGLRTGTGAVTAFILFIAYGTTAVALFLNKNIWLDISLPLMILVIGYILIITKRFLTAGKTKKKVAADSLKKDYKDFAEKTPKLKEAEDTMIFGGEAGRPGGVGAALKNYDTSPTFRRYNIISELGRGAMGTVYKGVDLKIDRTVAIKTVRLSDFDEGMIKEMKERFFREAESAGLLSHPNIVKIYDAGEEGDLAYIAMEYLNGKDLGRHTVKGNLLPIRETLSIAAQVAEALDFAHGKGIVHRDIKPANIMRINVTGEIKVTDFGIARITTSSRTKTGIIMGTPSYMSPEQVSGEKVDGRSDIFSLGVVLFELLCGEKPFAGDDITSLMYMIAKEKQSSLKTINPRVPGVVEKIVDKALEKEAAKRYQKAGHMALHLRTVIKKIDEISDRKKPV encoded by the coding sequence ATGAAACTGCATAAACTTTTTTCTGATTGGGTAATCGGCCTGATAACCACTGTTATCTTTGTTGTTCTATTTTTTTCCGGCGCTTTCAGTTTTATCAATACCATTGAGCTCAAGAGTTATGATCTCAGGGCATACTTGGCTGCCTCATCTGATATAAGCCCTGATATAGAGCTTGTCACCATCACAGACGAAGATATTAATACGCTCGGGAGATGGCCCTGGACAAGAAGTATTATAGCAAGGTGCATTGATAACCTGCATGAGGCAGGGGCAAAGGTGATTGCCCTCAATATCTTTTTTTCAGAACCTGAAGAAAATGCAGGGCTGATGGCTATAAAGAGGCTGAAACAGGAGTTTGATGAAATGGGGCTTGCCCAGATAGAAAACAATGGCATTGCCTTTTACCAGAAGATGGTTGATGCGGAGATGACCCTTGACAGTGACACAAGGCTTGAACAGTCAATAAAAAACGCCGGTAATGTGGTAATCCCCTTCTTTTTTGACAGTCTAAGCCAGGGCCGGGATGAAACAGCTCCAGCATTTGTGTCAAGGGATTCATTGAAAAAGATTAACAGCGCCGGTGAAGAGTCCATCCATGATATAATATGGTTTTCAAAGATTACACCGCCACTGAACCGATTTGCAGATGTTGCCGCAGGATCAGGGCATAATCATCTTTTTCCTGATACAAATGACGGGGCGGTAAGGATACAGAGACATGTCCTTGGATACCTGAACGATATTTATCTGCCTTCATATGCTGTATCCATTGTAAGGTTATTCAAGGGGCTTAAAGATGATAATATGACCATATCACTTGACAGTAAGAAAGGTAGTTACATTGATTATAAAATTACCCCTGGCCCTGCAATAAGGGTTCCACTCCTCGAATATGATATGGGCACCCTTGTCAACTGGAAAAAGGAACCAGGTATTGCCTTTCATCAGACCAGGTTTACAAAGGTGCTGAATAAAGAAATCAGGATGAATATCTTTAAAGACAAGATAGTGATCATCGGCCATGTTGCATCAGGTATAGGAGATAAGTATAAGACCCCGGTATCAGAGCAGATGCCCGTTGTTGAGTTGCTTGCAAATACAGTCGATAATATACTGAACCAGAGGTTTTACCTGAAGCCTTTCTGGACTGGATTTATTACGCTTGCAGCCCTTTTATTTTTCGGGGTTTTTATAACATTTATACTCCCAGGGCTCAGGACAGGAACAGGCGCAGTAACTGCATTTATCTTATTTATCGCCTATGGAACGACAGCCGTTGCCCTTTTTTTAAATAAAAATATCTGGCTTGATATCTCTCTACCGCTCATGATCCTTGTTATCGGTTATATACTTATCATCACCAAAAGATTTCTTACTGCTGGAAAGACAAAAAAAAAGGTAGCGGCGGATTCTTTAAAAAAGGATTATAAAGATTTTGCTGAAAAGACCCCTAAACTGAAAGAGGCAGAGGATACAATGATATTCGGGGGGGAAGCAGGTCGCCCCGGGGGTGTCGGTGCAGCACTTAAAAATTACGACACCAGTCCAACATTTAGGCGTTATAATATTATTTCTGAACTGGGTCGTGGTGCCATGGGTACAGTATACAAGGGAGTAGACCTGAAGATAGATCGTACTGTAGCCATTAAAACTGTCAGGCTTTCTGACTTTGACGAGGGTATGATCAAGGAGATGAAGGAGAGGTTTTTCCGTGAGGCAGAATCAGCCGGCCTGCTTTCACATCCAAACATTGTCAAAATATATGATGCAGGGGAAGAGGGTGATCTGGCCTATATTGCCATGGAATACCTTAATGGTAAAGACCTTGGCAGACATACGGTAAAGGGAAACCTTCTGCCTATCCGGGAAACCCTTTCCATTGCTGCACAGGTTGCCGAGGCGCTCGATTTTGCACACGGAAAGGGGATTGTGCACAGGGATATCAAGCCGGCAAATATAATGCGTATTAATGTAACCGGGGAGATTAAGGTTACCGATTTTGGTATTGCAAGGATAACAACATCATCAAGGACAAAGACGGGCATTATTATGGGCACGCCATCCTATATGTCACCTGAGCAGGTATCAGGGGAAAAGGTTGATGGCAGGTCAGATATCTTTTCTCTTGGGGTTGTACTTTTTGAACTTCTCTGCGGTGAAAAACCCTTTGCTGGGGATGATATCACCTCCCTTATGTATATGATCGCAAAAGAGAAACAATCCTCTCTTAAGACCATTAATCCGAGGGTACCTGGTGTTGTTGAAAAGATTGTTGATAAAGCCCTTGAAAAAGAGGCCGCGAAAAGGTATCAAAAGGCAGGGCACATGGCCCTGCATTTAAGAACTGTGATAAAAAAGATAGATGAGATTTCTGACAGGAAAAAACCGGTATAA
- a CDS encoding helix-hairpin-helix domain-containing protein: protein MSHKGIERLQRNSKRFKGFLLFLLLLLFLNYSLMGNRKTSEVKREKKRGDFFCKAGELSAYQKMTLGIPLNLNSETPEGLTAIPGIGKSLAGRIVKERIKRDGFKDIIELRSVSGIGEKTFLKIAPHVSL, encoded by the coding sequence ATGAGTCATAAAGGGATAGAGAGATTGCAGAGGAATAGCAAGCGGTTCAAGGGATTTTTGTTATTCCTTTTGCTTCTCTTATTTCTTAATTATTCTCTTATGGGAAATAGAAAAACGTCCGAGGTAAAGAGAGAAAAAAAAAGGGGGGATTTTTTTTGTAAAGCAGGAGAACTCTCGGCCTATCAAAAAATGACCCTGGGAATACCTCTTAACCTGAACAGTGAGACCCCTGAAGGGCTTACCGCCATCCCTGGAATAGGTAAATCCCTTGCCGGCAGGATAGTAAAAGAAAGGATAAAAAGAGATGGATTTAAGGATATTATTGAACTCAGGAGTGTTTCTGGCATAGGTGAAAAGACCTTTTTAAAGATAGCACCCCATGTCAGTCTCTGA
- the tsaE gene encoding tRNA (adenosine(37)-N6)-threonylcarbamoyltransferase complex ATPase subunit type 1 TsaE: MLGEKIGSILIGGDAVALSGTLGSGKTWLTKGIGIGLGVSPDEVISSPSFSLVNEYEGRCLLYHIDLYRLDKQNDITLLGLDDYFHEKSVVVVEWAERSPGLFPSGFIKVKIEILDDNERAIEIDSDDPVISERLKKGFAL; this comes from the coding sequence ATGTTAGGTGAAAAAATCGGAAGCATCCTCATCGGAGGCGATGCGGTTGCACTGTCCGGGACACTCGGGAGCGGGAAGACCTGGCTCACCAAAGGCATAGGCATAGGCCTTGGGGTTAGCCCGGATGAGGTGATAAGCAGCCCGTCTTTTTCGCTCGTTAACGAATATGAAGGCAGATGCCTTTTGTATCATATAGACCTTTACAGGCTGGATAAGCAGAACGATATTACACTCCTTGGTCTTGATGATTATTTTCATGAAAAGAGTGTTGTTGTTGTCGAGTGGGCAGAGAGGTCACCGGGGCTTTTCCCATCTGGATTTATAAAGGTAAAAATAGAGATACTGGATGATAATGAAAGGGCAATAGAGATAGACTCGGATGATCCGGTTATATCTGAAAGGCTTAAAAAGGGTTTTGCCTTATGA
- a CDS encoding NAD(P)H-hydrate dehydratase: protein MRLVTASEMREMDRLTIEEAGIPGVVLMENAAKGATEVFIDHFNPSEGSSILVICGKGNNGGDGYVMARYLHNFGMRVSVIITGERSAISGDAFINLSVIEKLGIEISEIPDDAEFEAFTHRLSGYSYIIDGIFGIGLNSPVTGVYKNIINAVNNSNKHVMSIDIPSGLNADTGEIMGAAVKGDLTVTFGFAKPGHYVYPGRAFTGRLVTVDIGIPEMIASRLEITRRLIKPDDFKSELSTDKPEAHKGTKGHLLIIAGSTGKTGAAALTAMGALRAGAGLVTVGIPASLNSIIECKLTEAMTVPLPETKAGTLSYDALDDILRIASDKTAMAIGPGLSTNPETVRLVCEIIKRCSLPMVIDADALNAISMNPEMLDLLDQRRILTPHPGEMGRLTGLTTRDIQQNRLNISREFAKKRGCNLVLKGAGTIVAEPNGVLNINPTGNPALATGGTGDVLTGIISGFLARGLNEVKASTAGVYIHGLAADMYAEENGESGMIASDLLDKIPGIMNSLIKGLNSLKL from the coding sequence ATGAGACTTGTAACCGCTTCTGAGATGCGTGAGATGGACCGGCTTACCATAGAGGAGGCTGGCATTCCTGGTGTTGTTCTCATGGAAAACGCCGCAAAGGGCGCAACAGAAGTTTTCATAGATCATTTCAATCCTTCTGAAGGTTCTTCAATTCTTGTTATCTGCGGAAAGGGAAATAATGGCGGGGACGGTTATGTAATGGCAAGGTATCTCCATAACTTTGGTATGAGGGTATCTGTTATTATTACAGGGGAAAGATCTGCCATTTCAGGTGATGCCTTTATTAATCTTTCAGTAATAGAAAAACTCGGAATTGAAATATCTGAAATCCCTGATGATGCGGAATTTGAAGCTTTTACTCACAGGCTTTCAGGGTACAGCTATATAATAGATGGTATTTTTGGCATCGGGCTTAACTCACCTGTAACAGGGGTATATAAAAATATAATAAATGCGGTGAATAATTCAAATAAGCATGTGATGTCCATTGATATACCATCAGGCCTGAATGCGGATACAGGCGAGATAATGGGCGCTGCGGTCAAGGGTGATCTCACTGTTACATTCGGGTTTGCAAAGCCGGGACATTATGTTTACCCGGGGAGAGCCTTTACAGGAAGGCTTGTTACAGTTGATATCGGCATACCGGAGATGATAGCATCAAGACTTGAGATAACACGCAGGCTTATTAAGCCTGATGATTTTAAAAGTGAGCTGTCAACTGATAAGCCGGAGGCACACAAAGGCACAAAGGGGCACCTGCTTATTATAGCAGGTTCAACCGGTAAGACAGGCGCTGCTGCATTAACTGCAATGGGCGCATTACGTGCTGGTGCCGGTCTTGTAACAGTGGGTATTCCTGCGAGCCTTAATAGTATAATTGAATGCAAGCTTACAGAGGCCATGACAGTGCCCCTTCCTGAGACAAAAGCAGGTACGCTTTCTTATGATGCCCTTGATGATATATTAAGGATTGCTTCAGATAAAACGGCTATGGCCATTGGCCCCGGGTTATCCACAAACCCTGAAACAGTAAGGCTTGTATGTGAGATAATAAAAAGGTGCAGCCTGCCCATGGTGATAGATGCGGATGCACTAAATGCTATCTCCATGAACCCGGAGATGCTTGATCTTCTTGACCAGAGGAGGATACTTACACCACATCCCGGTGAAATGGGGAGGCTCACTGGTCTGACGACAAGGGATATCCAGCAAAACCGCCTGAACATATCCCGTGAATTTGCAAAAAAGAGAGGCTGCAACCTTGTTTTAAAGGGTGCAGGAACGATAGTCGCAGAGCCGAATGGTGTTCTCAACATCAACCCGACCGGAAACCCTGCCCTTGCAACGGGTGGCACAGGTGATGTGCTTACAGGTATTATTTCCGGATTTCTTGCAAGAGGATTAAATGAGGTAAAGGCCTCAACAGCAGGCGTTTATATCCATGGTCTTGCAGCAGATATGTATGCTGAAGAAAATGGTGAGTCAGGCATGATTGCATCTGATCTGCTGGATAAGATACCTGGTATAATGAATTCCCTTATAAAGGGTTTGAATTCCCTAAAACTGTGA
- a CDS encoding holo-ACP synthase, producing MIFGTGVDIVKISRIETVINKWGDKFIDRVFTPDEKAFCLKRIRPYQAFALRFAAKEAFSKALGTGMKMGVFWKDIEVYHLKSGKPCLKVHGISLSICEKEGVTGYHVSLSDEDEYGVAMVTLEK from the coding sequence ATGATTTTTGGAACTGGCGTTGATATAGTTAAGATCTCCCGCATTGAGACGGTCATAAATAAATGGGGCGACAAGTTCATTGACAGGGTCTTTACCCCTGATGAAAAGGCCTTCTGCCTGAAACGTATCAGGCCTTACCAGGCATTTGCACTCCGCTTTGCCGCGAAAGAGGCATTCTCAAAGGCCCTTGGAACAGGCATGAAGATGGGGGTGTTCTGGAAGGATATAGAGGTATATCATCTTAAGAGCGGAAAGCCCTGTCTTAAAGTTCATGGGATATCCCTCTCCATATGTGAAAAGGAGGGTGTAACGGGTTATCATGTGAGTCTTTCTGATGAAGATGAATATGGTGTTGCAATGGTTACCCTGGAGAAATAG